The Halopseudomonas sabulinigri genome window below encodes:
- a CDS encoding ATP-NAD kinase family protein has protein sequence MQAAFRLGLIINPLAGVGGQAALKGSDGVAEQALAQGVLPQAQRRVAIALEQLLPLREQLQIFAAPGPMGSDLLTELGFDHEVIGELGDANQTSAEDTERCAAALQQTGVDLLLFAGGDGTARNICNQIRANQLVLGIPAGVKIHSGVYAVNPRAAGELVALLVKGDLVRLREADVRDIDETAFRQGQVKTRHYGELSVPEEGRFVQQVKQGGREVETLVLDDIAAWLQEEQDEETGWILGPGSTNLGLLEAMGLHGTLLGVDVLRHGELILQDATEQQLWTLLEQGGDWRILVTAIGGQGHILGRGNQQLSPRIVRAVGLDNLMVVATKTKLTTLNGRPFLVDSGDAELDQQLTGLRRVLSGYREEMLYPVSWKAE, from the coding sequence ATGCAGGCAGCTTTTAGACTCGGGCTCATCATCAACCCACTGGCCGGCGTGGGCGGGCAGGCTGCCCTCAAGGGCTCCGATGGCGTTGCCGAGCAGGCGCTGGCGCAAGGCGTGCTGCCACAGGCACAGCGCCGCGTCGCCATCGCGCTGGAACAGCTGTTACCCCTGCGCGAACAGCTGCAGATCTTTGCCGCTCCCGGTCCCATGGGCAGTGACCTGCTCACTGAGCTGGGCTTTGATCACGAGGTGATTGGCGAGCTGGGCGATGCCAACCAGACCAGCGCCGAAGACACCGAACGCTGCGCCGCCGCCCTGCAACAAACCGGCGTAGACCTGCTGCTGTTCGCCGGCGGCGACGGCACCGCCCGCAACATCTGTAACCAGATACGCGCCAACCAACTGGTGCTGGGCATTCCCGCCGGGGTAAAAATCCACTCCGGCGTCTACGCCGTCAATCCGCGCGCCGCCGGTGAACTGGTCGCACTGCTAGTCAAGGGCGATCTGGTACGCCTGAGAGAAGCCGACGTGCGTGACATCGACGAAACCGCCTTCCGCCAGGGCCAGGTCAAAACCCGCCATTACGGCGAACTCTCGGTGCCCGAAGAAGGCCGCTTTGTGCAGCAGGTGAAGCAGGGCGGAAGAGAAGTCGAAACCCTGGTGCTGGACGACATCGCCGCCTGGCTGCAGGAAGAACAGGATGAAGAGACCGGCTGGATACTCGGCCCCGGTTCCACCAACCTCGGCCTGCTCGAAGCCATGGGCCTGCACGGCACACTGCTGGGCGTAGACGTACTGCGCCACGGTGAACTCATCCTGCAGGACGCCACAGAACAGCAACTCTGGACGCTGCTGGAGCAAGGCGGCGACTGGCGCATACTGGTCACCGCCATCGGCGGCCAGGGCCACATCCTTGGCCGTGGCAACCAACAACTCTCCCCCCGCATCGTCCGCGCTGTAGGGCTCGATAACCTCATGGTTGTCGCGACCAAAACCAAACTCACCACCCTGAATGGCCGACCCTTCCTGGTTGATAGCGGCGACGCCGAGCTGGACCAGCAACTCACCGGCCTGCGGCGGGTGCTCAGCGGTTATCGGGAAGAGATGCTGTATCCGGTAAGTTGGAAGGCGGAGTAG
- a CDS encoding PA1571 family protein yields the protein MSVHALQTCRDSAEILIHPASCSGGYLVDESGREIAITEQMIQHACNELERQWVPAPSRTGN from the coding sequence ATGAGTGTACATGCCTTGCAGACTTGCCGTGACAGTGCCGAAATCCTGATTCACCCCGCGTCCTGCTCGGGCGGTTATCTGGTCGATGAGAGCGGCCGAGAAATTGCCATTACCGAGCAAATGATTCAACACGCCTGCAATGAACTGGAGCGCCAGTGGGTACCCGCTCCTAGCCGCACGGGTAACTGA
- the pdxB gene encoding 4-phosphoerythronate dehydrogenase PdxB, whose product MRIVADENIPLLNAFFADQGEIVTYPGREIRREHLMQADALLVRSVTKVDAALLAGTPVRFVGTCTIGTDHLDLAGLVAAGIQVVSAPGCNARGVVEYVLSCLLTLAERTGAAWSTRRVGIIGVGEVGGRLAATLTALGVDCLLCDPPRAQRGESGFVSLDALLAQAGVITCHVPLNKQGPHATQHLLNAERLAKLAPGTWLINSSRGPVVDNQALASLLPQRPDLQVALDVWEQEPQVDLALAQLCALATPHIAGYSLDGKLRGTEQIYQAFCAHFQQSAALKLSDLAPTSGLAHLAVDEQTPADWALARALRLVYDVRDDDARFRAAMQGAQQEQIPQAFDLLRKHYPLRRECSHLQLDWLGDKTPPAAWTAAGFSYPCG is encoded by the coding sequence ATGCGTATTGTCGCCGACGAAAATATCCCTCTGTTAAACGCCTTTTTTGCCGACCAGGGCGAGATTGTCACCTATCCCGGCCGCGAAATTCGGCGTGAACACCTTATGCAGGCCGATGCCCTGCTGGTGCGTTCCGTTACCAAGGTGGATGCCGCGCTGTTGGCGGGCACGCCGGTGCGGTTTGTCGGCACCTGCACCATTGGCACGGATCACCTGGATTTGGCAGGCCTGGTCGCCGCCGGTATTCAGGTGGTCAGCGCGCCCGGGTGCAACGCACGCGGGGTGGTGGAGTATGTCCTCAGCTGCCTGCTCACCCTGGCTGAACGCACCGGCGCGGCATGGAGTACGCGCCGCGTTGGCATCATCGGGGTCGGTGAGGTGGGTGGCCGCCTGGCCGCTACGCTGACCGCCCTGGGCGTTGACTGCCTGCTGTGCGACCCGCCGCGCGCCCAGCGTGGCGAGAGCGGCTTTGTAAGCCTGGATGCGCTGCTGGCGCAAGCCGGTGTCATCACTTGCCATGTACCGCTCAACAAGCAAGGCCCGCACGCCACGCAGCACCTTTTGAATGCCGAACGATTGGCCAAGCTAGCCCCAGGCACCTGGCTGATCAACAGCAGCCGTGGCCCTGTGGTCGACAATCAGGCGCTGGCCAGCTTGCTGCCGCAACGGCCAGACCTGCAGGTGGCATTGGACGTGTGGGAGCAGGAACCGCAGGTCGATCTGGCGCTGGCGCAGCTGTGCGCCCTGGCCACGCCACATATCGCCGGTTACAGCCTGGACGGCAAATTGCGCGGTACCGAACAGATTTATCAGGCGTTTTGCGCGCACTTTCAGCAATCAGCCGCGCTGAAGCTGAGCGACCTGGCACCGACATCGGGCCTGGCGCATTTGGCGGTGGACGAACAGACACCAGCAGATTGGGCGCTGGCGCGCGCGCTACGGCTGGTTTATGACGTAAGGGACGATGATGCGCGTTTTCGCGCGGCGATGCAGGGGGCACAGCAAGAGCAGATCCCGCAGGCTTTTGATCTGCTGCGCAAGCACTACCCGCTACGCCGGGAGTGCTCACATCTGCAACTGGACTGGCTTGGCGACAAAACGCCGCCGGCCGCTTGGACCGCAGCGGGTTTCAGTTACCCGTGCGGCTAG
- a CDS encoding alpha/beta fold hydrolase — translation MKPEHEVVETLGLFRIQTHYYASPAPQGTIILVNGSLATMAAFAQTVRFLQPHFNVVLFDEPYSGESKRYNANQRPITKEQEAGILLELIAHFQADHMLSFSWGGASALLALAQRPPSIRKAVVMAFSPLINSAMRDYLENGIDLLLNCERRKLGMLLNDTIGEHLPSLVKRYNFRHIISLDEHEYQQMAFHVSQVLTQDTRCYLTGSANIDVPLLFINGDLDRYTSPQDARHFSRHMRDCSYATVTGAGHFLDMENKEAWQQTRDAVLGFIADSLPQQGQAQLTVAPRQVVGLKQNQLGLV, via the coding sequence ATGAAGCCAGAACACGAAGTGGTAGAAACACTGGGGCTATTTCGCATTCAAACGCATTACTATGCCAGCCCGGCGCCGCAGGGGACCATTATTCTGGTCAACGGCTCACTGGCGACCATGGCGGCCTTTGCCCAGACCGTGCGTTTTCTCCAGCCACATTTCAATGTTGTGCTATTTGATGAGCCCTACTCTGGCGAGTCCAAGCGCTACAACGCCAACCAGCGCCCGATCACCAAGGAGCAGGAAGCAGGTATTCTGCTGGAGTTGATCGCGCACTTTCAGGCCGACCACATGTTGTCCTTCTCATGGGGCGGCGCTTCTGCCTTGTTGGCATTGGCGCAGCGCCCACCGAGTATTCGCAAGGCGGTGGTGATGGCCTTCTCGCCGCTGATCAACAGCGCCATGCGCGACTATCTGGAGAACGGCATTGATCTGCTGCTTAACTGCGAGCGACGCAAGCTGGGCATGCTGCTGAATGACACCATCGGCGAACACCTGCCGTCGCTGGTGAAGCGTTACAACTTCCGCCACATCATCAGCCTGGATGAGCACGAGTACCAACAGATGGCCTTCCATGTGAGCCAGGTACTGACCCAGGATACCCGCTGCTACCTGACCGGCAGTGCCAATATCGATGTGCCGCTGCTGTTTATCAATGGCGATCTGGACCGTTACACCAGCCCGCAGGACGCGCGCCATTTCAGCCGCCATATGCGTGATTGCTCCTACGCCACGGTGACCGGCGCCGGACATTTTCTGGATATGGAAAACAAGGAGGCCTGGCAGCAGACCCGCGATGCGGTGCTCGGCTTTATTGCCGACAGCCTACCACAGCAAGGTCAGGCGCAGCTGACCGTGGCGCCGCGACAGGTAGTGGGGCTCAAGCAGAATCAGCTGGGCCTGGTCTGA
- a CDS encoding elongation factor P hydroxylase yields the protein MKKALHPINLPDIVYQPMQHHCDDLVTLFDRCFAGDFNTRLRGGFAEPEYLPADVVSPSHRIHFTRDYFRSALHEVAHWCVAGAERRLLPDFGYWYAPDGRTAGQQQAFEQVEVKPQALEWLFCVAAGHRFDVSTDNLSGEATDPEPFRAKVRAQVLSYLEAGLKERPARFVEALLAFYRPGATLSADSFPESGRTPLPGADPESSELQTRPS from the coding sequence TTGAAAAAAGCGCTTCATCCTATCAACTTGCCAGATATTGTCTACCAGCCGATGCAGCACCATTGCGATGACCTTGTAACCCTGTTTGACCGCTGTTTTGCCGGTGACTTCAATACCCGCCTGCGTGGCGGTTTTGCCGAGCCGGAATACCTGCCCGCGGACGTAGTGTCGCCCAGTCATCGCATTCACTTCACCCGCGATTATTTTCGTAGCGCACTGCATGAAGTGGCGCACTGGTGCGTGGCTGGCGCCGAACGGCGGTTGTTGCCGGATTTTGGTTACTGGTATGCGCCAGATGGGCGAACGGCCGGCCAGCAGCAGGCGTTCGAGCAGGTAGAGGTCAAGCCGCAGGCGTTGGAGTGGCTGTTCTGCGTTGCCGCCGGCCACCGCTTTGATGTGAGCACGGACAACCTCAGCGGAGAGGCGACCGATCCCGAGCCCTTCCGCGCCAAGGTACGCGCACAGGTACTGAGCTATCTGGAGGCCGGGCTGAAGGAGCGCCCGGCGCGTTTTGTCGAGGCCTTGCTGGCGTTCTACCGGCCGGGCGCGACCCTGAGTGCAGACAGCTTTCCTGAGTCTGGCCGAACGCCGTTGCCCGGCGCAGACCCAGAGAGTTCAGAGCTTCAGACCAGGCCCAGCTGA
- a CDS encoding MATE family efflux transporter, which yields MSSRPTRFNGPRIVAELRALIILVLPIVAAQLSHTLLGFVDTAMAGRVSAEALAAVALGNSFWIPTLLFLTGVMMIVTSKVAACNGANRLAETGPLVRQGAWLGLFIGLLCMLFLNLTRPILVWMQIGESLIPVTLDYLLAISLGFPAVGIMLALRGLSDGLSRTKPAMLVGFIGLLINIPANYVLVYGKLGFPAMGAVGCGVATALVMWSMLACLLIYLKRSPLYRECGLFARFDWPVARTQGELFGLGFPIGIALFAETSMFCVIALLIGGMGAVVVASHQVAINFSSLAFMVPFSLGLAITVRVGHNLGRAGARAALFSAKVGTVVALGAAAVAAAGMYFFAGQIPRLYTQDAQVIELAASLFVLAALYQFSDAIQVACAGALRGFQDTRLPMLLTMIAYWLIGLPAGYLLGISDLLGPPRGPAGFWMGLIVGLSSAALFLGIRLSIVGKREKLRPPAPPSGAPFSATH from the coding sequence ATGAGCAGCAGACCTACTCGCTTCAACGGGCCGCGCATTGTAGCAGAACTGCGCGCGCTGATTATTCTGGTTCTGCCGATCGTCGCGGCGCAGCTGTCGCACACCCTGCTAGGCTTTGTCGATACCGCCATGGCCGGCCGCGTCAGCGCCGAAGCCCTCGCCGCGGTGGCACTGGGCAACTCGTTCTGGATCCCTACCCTGTTGTTTCTCACCGGCGTGATGATGATCGTCACCTCCAAAGTGGCCGCCTGCAATGGGGCTAATCGCCTGGCCGAAACCGGCCCGCTGGTGCGTCAGGGCGCCTGGCTGGGCTTGTTCATTGGCTTGCTGTGCATGCTGTTTCTCAATCTGACGCGCCCGATACTCGTCTGGATGCAGATCGGCGAATCGCTGATCCCGGTTACCCTGGATTACCTGCTGGCGATTTCGCTCGGCTTTCCGGCGGTGGGCATCATGCTTGCCCTGCGCGGTTTGTCCGACGGCCTGTCGCGCACTAAACCGGCGATGCTGGTGGGCTTTATTGGCTTGCTTATCAACATTCCTGCCAACTACGTGCTGGTTTACGGCAAGCTCGGCTTTCCGGCCATGGGTGCGGTCGGCTGCGGTGTGGCTACCGCACTGGTGATGTGGTCGATGCTGGCCTGCCTGTTGATCTACCTGAAACGTTCGCCGCTGTACCGCGAGTGCGGCCTGTTCGCGCGTTTCGACTGGCCGGTGGCACGCACCCAGGGCGAACTCTTTGGTCTGGGTTTTCCGATCGGCATCGCGCTGTTTGCCGAGACCAGCATGTTCTGCGTGATTGCCCTGTTGATCGGCGGCATGGGCGCCGTGGTGGTCGCCAGCCATCAGGTAGCCATCAACTTTTCCTCGCTGGCCTTCATGGTGCCCTTTAGCCTGGGCCTGGCGATTACCGTGCGTGTGGGCCACAACCTGGGCCGGGCTGGCGCCCGCGCGGCGCTGTTTTCCGCCAAGGTGGGTACGGTCGTGGCGCTGGGCGCTGCCGCCGTCGCGGCTGCCGGCATGTACTTTTTTGCCGGGCAGATTCCGCGCCTGTATACCCAGGATGCACAGGTAATCGAACTGGCTGCCAGCCTGTTCGTACTAGCCGCGCTGTATCAATTTTCCGATGCCATTCAGGTGGCATGCGCCGGCGCCCTGCGTGGCTTTCAGGACACCCGGCTGCCGATGCTGCTGACCATGATCGCCTACTGGCTGATCGGCCTGCCGGCGGGATATCTGCTGGGCATCAGCGACCTGCTTGGTCCGCCACGCGGGCCGGCCGGGTTCTGGATGGGGCTGATCGTAGGCCTGAGCAGCGCTGCGCTGTTTCTGGGCATTCGGCTGTCGATAGTCGGGAAACGCGAAAAGCTGCGTCCGCCGGCACCTCCCAGCGGCGCGCCGTTCAGCGCAACACACTGA
- a CDS encoding DUF3080 family protein — translation MSTLLRIIPIALLLTLCGCQRPPEAQRQMANYLDRVSRVLQQDWQPFQPESLSAYRFGPRRERVLSIAPLRISLLDLIVDTNDCRELQQRISERNTVLGKVMPWSHRLAYDGELLRALQHCTALLAERDDKQALQEQLSAIAASKTSSLPATFWNALNSSEEFEQYLRFADQPLPVSSQPLTDQAAIEALRELANVGAELPHRLPPERASLDALLRTLQLSQHGGQLITSLAQTTHGLQQATQMLQATEARLLCPMQAPSERSKILLNVFVLFYAGEIQPYLAQLQRLGQPWAAAIGELRALPGIPAATAQALDRLAGTEASLWERYQAAVAAHTQAWQDLLGACQSRPGQSGWQGRTEQ, via the coding sequence ATGAGCACCCTTCTGCGGATTATTCCCATCGCCCTGCTGCTGACGCTGTGCGGCTGCCAACGCCCACCCGAGGCGCAGCGGCAGATGGCCAACTACCTTGATCGGGTCAGCCGGGTGCTGCAACAGGACTGGCAGCCCTTCCAACCCGAGAGCCTGTCTGCCTACCGATTCGGGCCACGCCGCGAGCGCGTGCTCAGCATTGCGCCGCTGCGTATCAGCCTGCTTGATCTGATCGTCGATACCAATGACTGCCGTGAGCTGCAACAACGCATCAGCGAGCGCAACACGGTGCTGGGTAAGGTCATGCCCTGGAGTCATCGGCTCGCCTATGACGGCGAGCTGCTGCGCGCACTGCAGCACTGCACGGCGCTGCTGGCCGAGCGGGATGATAAGCAAGCGCTGCAAGAGCAGCTGTCCGCCATCGCCGCCAGCAAAACCAGCAGCCTACCCGCCACCTTCTGGAATGCACTGAACAGCAGCGAGGAGTTTGAGCAATACCTGCGCTTCGCCGACCAGCCCCTACCGGTAAGCAGCCAACCGCTCACCGATCAGGCCGCAATTGAGGCACTGCGCGAACTGGCCAACGTGGGCGCGGAGTTGCCGCACAGGCTGCCACCCGAGCGCGCCTCACTGGACGCGCTATTGCGCACCCTGCAACTCAGCCAGCATGGCGGCCAGTTGATCACCAGCCTGGCGCAAACGACCCATGGCCTGCAGCAGGCAACACAAATGCTGCAGGCCACTGAGGCGCGCCTGCTATGCCCGATGCAGGCGCCTTCTGAACGCTCGAAAATTCTGCTGAATGTGTTTGTGCTTTTTTACGCTGGCGAGATTCAACCCTACCTCGCGCAGCTACAGCGGCTGGGGCAACCCTGGGCCGCCGCCATCGGCGAGTTGCGCGCCCTGCCGGGGATACCAGCGGCCACCGCACAGGCGCTGGACCGGCTGGCGGGCACGGAAGCTTCCCTGTGGGAGCGTTACCAGGCGGCCGTGGCGGCGCACACCCAGGCTTGGCAGGATCTGTTGGGAGCTTGTCAGTCGCGGCCGGGGCAAAGCGGATGGCAGGGCCGCACAGAACAGTAA
- the gltX gene encoding glutamate--tRNA ligase, producing MTVRTRIAPSPTGDPHVGTAYIALFNQCFARQHGGQFILRIEDTDQVRSSAESEQQILDSLRWLGLDWDEGPDVGGPHGPYRQSERSAIYHEHSEQLISAGHAFRCFCSSERLDALRAEQMANKQTPGYDGHCLHLSADEVAKRVAAGEPHVVRMKVPSEGICQVQDMLRGEIDIPWEQVDMQVLMKADGLPTYHLANVVDDHLMGITHVLRGEEWINSAPKHILLYQYFGWDMPQLCHMPLLRNPDKSKLSKRKNPTSITFYERMGYLPEALLNYLGRMGWSMPDESEKFTLAEMVEHFDIQRVSLGGPIFDVEKLSWLNGQWIRELSEDDFAAAVQTWALNPAYLKPMISLAQSRVETFSDLPDLLGFFMAGKVNPAPELFEHKKLSADEVRKVMQLLLWKLEALRDWNKDGIMATINAVAASQELKLRDLMPLLFPAITGQASSVSVLDAMAHLGPDLTRFRLRQALELLGGTSKKENKAWQKELEAI from the coding sequence ATGACCGTTCGTACTCGTATCGCCCCCTCGCCAACTGGCGATCCGCATGTGGGCACTGCCTACATCGCCCTGTTTAACCAGTGTTTTGCTCGCCAGCACGGTGGCCAGTTCATCCTGCGAATTGAAGACACGGATCAGGTGCGCTCCAGTGCCGAATCGGAACAGCAGATTCTTGATTCCCTCCGCTGGCTGGGTCTGGACTGGGATGAAGGTCCGGATGTGGGCGGCCCGCACGGCCCTTACCGCCAGAGCGAACGCAGCGCCATCTACCACGAGCACAGTGAACAGCTGATCAGCGCCGGCCATGCCTTCCGCTGCTTCTGCAGCAGCGAGCGACTAGATGCCCTGCGCGCAGAACAGATGGCCAACAAGCAGACCCCCGGTTACGACGGCCACTGCCTGCATTTGAGCGCAGATGAGGTGGCCAAGCGCGTGGCAGCGGGCGAGCCCCACGTGGTGCGCATGAAGGTGCCGAGTGAAGGCATCTGCCAGGTGCAAGACATGCTGCGCGGCGAAATCGATATCCCGTGGGAACAGGTCGACATGCAGGTGCTGATGAAGGCCGACGGCCTGCCCACCTACCACCTGGCCAACGTGGTGGATGACCACCTGATGGGCATCACCCACGTATTGCGCGGTGAGGAGTGGATCAACTCCGCGCCCAAGCACATTCTGCTGTATCAGTACTTTGGCTGGGATATGCCGCAGCTGTGCCACATGCCGCTGCTGCGTAACCCCGACAAGAGCAAACTGTCCAAGCGCAAGAATCCGACCAGCATTACCTTTTATGAGCGCATGGGTTATCTGCCGGAAGCGTTGCTGAACTACCTGGGCCGCATGGGCTGGTCGATGCCGGATGAAAGCGAGAAATTCACCCTCGCCGAAATGGTCGAGCACTTTGACATTCAGCGGGTATCGCTGGGCGGCCCAATCTTTGATGTAGAGAAGCTGTCTTGGCTGAACGGCCAGTGGATTCGTGAGCTGTCGGAAGACGACTTTGCCGCTGCCGTGCAGACCTGGGCGCTGAACCCGGCGTACCTCAAACCGATGATCAGCCTGGCGCAGAGCCGCGTCGAGACCTTCAGCGATCTGCCTGATCTGCTCGGCTTCTTCATGGCCGGCAAGGTAAACCCTGCGCCTGAGCTGTTCGAGCACAAGAAGCTGTCCGCCGATGAAGTACGCAAGGTCATGCAACTGCTGCTGTGGAAGCTGGAAGCGCTGCGCGACTGGAACAAGGACGGCATCATGGCGACCATCAATGCCGTGGCTGCCAGCCAGGAGCTGAAGCTGCGTGATCTGATGCCGCTGCTGTTCCCGGCGATTACCGGCCAGGCCAGCTCGGTCTCGGTGTTGGATGCCATGGCGCACCTGGGCCCGGATCTGACGCGCTTCCGCCTGCGTCAGGCGCTGGAGCTGCTGGGTGGCACCTCGAAGAAAGAGAACAAGGCTTGGCAGAAGGAACTGGAGGCTATCTAG
- a CDS encoding LysR family transcriptional regulator has translation MGLDDALIFTRVVECHSFTSAAATLNMQKSTVSRRIAQLEERLGVRLLNRTTRKLRLTEVGQAYYERCRQIMQEFAEAEQAIMQLQREPTGLLRVSSPIEFGQLFLGGVVGEFMRRYPAIQVEVELTTRTVDPVEEGVDIVVHLGRPQDSSLVARPLMSSPRQLYASPGYIAKYGMPKLAEELSQHRCIHALVDGSRKWHFLQPHMSVPINPVLVVNNITFAREAALASAGIINVPAFIAEPCVAEGTLVRVLEDVTLPSSELYALYPSRRFQAMKVKAFIDFVIENLEARQDVQVEVEA, from the coding sequence ATGGGATTGGATGACGCGCTGATTTTTACCCGAGTCGTGGAGTGTCACAGCTTTACCAGTGCGGCAGCGACCCTGAACATGCAGAAGTCGACGGTGAGCCGACGCATCGCCCAACTGGAGGAGCGGCTGGGGGTGCGCTTGCTCAATCGCACCACCCGCAAGCTGCGCCTGACTGAAGTAGGGCAGGCGTATTACGAGCGCTGTCGGCAGATCATGCAGGAGTTTGCCGAAGCCGAGCAGGCGATCATGCAGTTGCAGCGCGAGCCCACGGGCCTGCTGCGCGTCAGCTCGCCAATCGAGTTTGGCCAACTGTTTCTGGGCGGCGTGGTGGGCGAGTTCATGCGCCGTTACCCGGCCATTCAGGTTGAAGTGGAACTGACCACCCGCACGGTTGACCCGGTGGAAGAGGGCGTTGATATTGTCGTGCACCTTGGACGCCCGCAGGATTCCAGCCTGGTGGCGCGGCCGTTGATGTCCAGCCCGCGGCAGCTTTATGCCAGTCCGGGCTACATCGCCAAATACGGCATGCCCAAACTGGCGGAAGAGCTCAGCCAGCACCGCTGCATTCATGCCCTGGTCGATGGCAGCCGCAAGTGGCACTTCCTGCAGCCGCACATGAGCGTGCCGATCAACCCGGTGCTGGTGGTCAACAACATTACCTTCGCCCGTGAAGCAGCGCTGGCCAGCGCGGGTATCATCAATGTGCCGGCCTTTATTGCCGAGCCCTGCGTCGCCGAGGGCACGCTGGTGCGGGTGCTGGAAGACGTTACCCTGCCATCCAGCGAGCTATACGCGCTCTATCCGTCGCGGCGCTTTCAGGCAATGAAGGTCAAGGCCTTCATCGACTTTGTGATTGAAAATCTGGAAGCGCGCCAGGATGTGCAAGTCGAGGTCGAGGCCTGA
- a CDS encoding HlyD family secretion protein: MSARVRVRLFAFLLLCALIGAAAAAHWWLVGRHYEETDNAYVQGDITLISSQLAAQVTEVLVDDNELVQAGDPLVRLDARDFEVALAHARANLATRRAEQQQARSKLTQQDSLILAAQASLLATQAEQRRIELDIKRIEPLQRSGYASEEQLSNFRAQLEVAKAQVKKADADVQTQKLSKDTLYADIERLAAQIQAAEADISQAELALERTVVRAPLAGRIGQRTARVGQNVQPGSHLMAVVPDSQLWIKANFKETQIQGMHDGQRAELVFDAFPDDVVPGQIQSLFPASGAQFSLLPPDNATGNFTKVVQRIPVKLVIDAEHPLSERIRPGMSVHVKVDLRG; encoded by the coding sequence ATGTCTGCCCGCGTTCGCGTACGTCTGTTTGCCTTCTTACTGCTTTGCGCCCTGATTGGAGCCGCTGCCGCAGCACATTGGTGGCTTGTTGGCCGTCATTACGAAGAAACGGACAACGCCTACGTGCAGGGCGACATCACCCTGATTTCCAGCCAGCTGGCCGCGCAGGTGACCGAGGTGCTGGTGGATGACAACGAGTTGGTACAGGCGGGTGACCCGCTGGTGCGGCTGGACGCCCGCGACTTTGAGGTCGCCCTCGCCCACGCCCGCGCCAACCTTGCGACCCGCCGCGCCGAACAGCAACAGGCCCGCTCCAAGCTGACCCAACAGGACAGCCTGATTCTCGCCGCCCAAGCCAGCCTGCTGGCAACCCAGGCCGAGCAACGCCGCATCGAACTGGACATCAAACGCATCGAACCGCTGCAGCGCTCTGGCTATGCCTCCGAGGAACAACTGAGCAACTTCCGCGCGCAGCTTGAAGTGGCCAAGGCGCAGGTCAAGAAAGCCGATGCCGACGTGCAGACACAAAAGCTGAGCAAAGACACGCTCTACGCCGACATCGAGCGCCTCGCCGCACAGATTCAAGCCGCCGAAGCCGATATCAGCCAGGCCGAACTGGCGCTTGAGCGCACGGTAGTGCGCGCTCCCTTGGCGGGCCGGATTGGTCAGCGCACCGCCCGGGTTGGTCAGAACGTGCAGCCGGGCAGCCATCTGATGGCCGTGGTGCCTGACAGCCAGCTGTGGATCAAGGCCAACTTCAAGGAAACCCAGATCCAGGGCATGCATGACGGCCAGCGCGCCGAACTGGTGTTCGATGCCTTCCCGGACGACGTAGTACCGGGCCAGATCCAGAGCCTGTTTCCCGCCTCTGGCGCCCAGTTCAGCCTGCTGCCGCCCGACAACGCCACCGGCAACTTCACCAAGGTGGTGCAGCGCATACCGGTGAAACTGGTGATCGATGCAGAGCATCCCCTGAGTGAGCGTATTCGCCCCGGCATGTCGGTTCACGTGAAGGTAGATCTGCGTGGCTGA